Proteins co-encoded in one endosymbiont 'TC1' of Trimyema compressum genomic window:
- a CDS encoding TetR/AcrR family transcriptional regulator — MRDVKNADERKNEIMDVAEELFTLKGYDDTTISEIIEKVGVARGTIYYHFKSKEDIMNALIERQTSKLLTEAELIANDKSIPVLKRMIKTLMSMNTYKDNPVNPITEALHKPQNALMHQKIEETILKKVPPILLEITKDGINEGIFDTAYPFESIEMIITYSNTVFNNYLENLTQKELVQKIKAFIYNLERLFGAKAGTFASLVDIFIYRRQQ; from the coding sequence ATGCGGGATGTAAAAAACGCTGATGAACGTAAAAATGAAATCATGGATGTAGCTGAAGAACTATTTACTCTAAAAGGCTATGATGATACAACTATTAGCGAGATTATTGAAAAAGTAGGTGTAGCTAGAGGAACAATCTACTACCATTTTAAATCTAAAGAAGATATTATGAATGCTCTCATTGAACGGCAAACCAGCAAACTTTTAACTGAGGCTGAGCTAATTGCCAATGATAAAAGTATCCCTGTACTTAAGCGTATGATTAAAACCCTTATGTCTATGAACACCTACAAGGATAATCCTGTAAATCCAATTACAGAAGCACTACACAAACCCCAGAATGCTTTAATGCATCAGAAAATCGAGGAGACAATATTAAAAAAAGTCCCACCAATTCTCTTAGAAATTACAAAAGATGGAATTAATGAAGGAATATTTGATACAGCATATCCTTTTGAAAGTATAGAAATGATTATTACCTATAGCAATACTGTATTCAACAATTATTTGGAAAACTTAACACAAAAAGAACTTGTTCAAAAAATCAAGGCATTTATTTACAATTTAGAAAGACTATTTGGTGCTAAAGCTGGCACTTTTGCCTCATTAGTAGATATATTTATTTATCGCAGACAACAATAG
- a CDS encoding ATP-binding cassette domain-containing protein encodes MSFKVYKGETLCILGPNGAGKSTKPLICLWGLCCLTKAIFMLPLF; translated from the coding sequence ATTAGCTTTAAGGTTTATAAAGGGGAAACCCTTTGTATATTAGGGCCAAATGGTGCTGGTAAAAGCACAAAACCATTAATATGCTTATGGGGGCTCTGTTGCCTGACAAAGGCAATATTTATGCTCCCTTTGTTTTAG